A stretch of candidate division KSB1 bacterium DNA encodes these proteins:
- a CDS encoding DHH family phosphoesterase, with product MAHGSAQAALSELDGLFTGQKRLLILTHNNPDPDALASGMALRYLAERRYAMRATLSYEGFVWRAENQALVRELHIRLRKGGARRAHRFDRVAVVDAQPGAGNVQLPPDMTCDLVIDHHARQRGLRARLALIDRDVGATATLLLELVQAAGLPLTADLATGLSYAIRSETQDLGRQASPRDVRAYYAVLPLSSARKLARIIHPKLPRVYFAVLARTLARARTVRHVLTANIGEVPGPDVVAEMADMLLRCARVSWALCTGRFGGNLVLSVRASSPRARADRVIKALVPDPRNAGGHDTFAGGIIALDSTEPAEIAGLEERVCREFARRLGYEVTEWKALIAEDQSRAAGLP from the coding sequence ATGGCTCACGGGTCAGCACAGGCAGCACTGAGCGAGCTGGATGGGCTCTTCACTGGCCAGAAGAGGCTCCTTATCCTGACGCACAACAACCCGGACCCCGACGCGCTGGCAAGCGGCATGGCGCTGCGTTACTTGGCCGAACGGCGCTATGCCATGCGGGCCACGCTTTCCTACGAGGGCTTCGTCTGGCGAGCCGAGAACCAGGCGCTGGTGCGGGAACTGCACATCCGCCTCAGGAAGGGCGGGGCACGGCGGGCGCACCGCTTTGACCGGGTGGCGGTGGTCGACGCGCAGCCCGGGGCCGGCAATGTGCAACTGCCCCCGGACATGACCTGTGACCTGGTCATCGACCACCACGCCCGCCAGCGAGGGTTGCGTGCACGGCTTGCCCTCATCGATCGCGACGTGGGGGCCACCGCCACGCTGCTTTTGGAGCTTGTCCAGGCGGCCGGTCTGCCGCTCACTGCCGACCTTGCCACGGGATTGAGCTATGCCATTCGCTCGGAGACGCAGGACCTGGGCCGCCAGGCCTCGCCTCGCGACGTGCGCGCCTACTACGCCGTCCTGCCGCTTTCCAGCGCTCGCAAGTTGGCGCGTATCATTCACCCAAAGTTGCCGCGTGTCTACTTTGCCGTCTTGGCCCGCACCTTAGCGCGCGCTCGCACCGTTCGCCACGTTCTCACGGCCAACATAGGGGAGGTACCAGGGCCAGACGTGGTGGCGGAGATGGCGGATATGCTGCTCCGCTGCGCGCGTGTGAGCTGGGCCCTGTGCACCGGCCGGTTCGGCGGGAACCTCGTGCTGTCGGTGCGTGCCTCTTCGCCGCGCGCCCGCGCAGACAGGGTTATCAAGGCCCTGGTGCCAGATCCTCGCAACGCAGGGGGGCACGACACCTTCGCGGGCGGCATCATCGCGCTGGATTCGACTGAACCGGCCGAGATCGCAGGGCTCGAGGAGCGGGTGTGCCGGGAATTTGCCCGTCGTCTGGGTTATGAAGTAACCGAGTGGAAGGCCCTCATTGCCGAAGACCAGAGCAGAGCAGCCGGACTGCCATAG
- the glgP gene encoding alpha-glucan family phosphorylase yields the protein MAKEVVAYFSMEIGLQQEIPTYSGGLGVLAGDTIRSAAAMRVPLVAVTLLHRKGYFRQELDEQGRQVERPVAWDVESHLVETKARVPLTIEGRTVYVRAWKYVVCGASGFGVPVYFLDTDLPENSDWDRTLTHYLYGGDAHYRLCQEAVLGIAGVRILRALGHQRVIRYHMNEGHAALLTLELLADRMRQQGKDRPDEEDIEAVRRLCVFTTHTPVPAGHDKFDLGLVQRVLGAHEAMGLPELYSHEGVLNMTFLALNLSHYINGVAKRHQEVSRHMFAQYSIDSITNGVDVAMWASAPFQELFDAYIPGWRDDSFSLRYALSIPRARIWEAHMAIKQRLIDRVNEETGAGMTYDVFTLGFARRATAYKRADLIFRDMARLRQIAGKVGPLQIIFAGKAHPRDEEGKQLIMRIFRAKEELKDAIRIAYLPNYEIDLAKLMVAGVDVWLNTPIPPLEASGTSGMKAAVNGVPSLSILDGWWIEGCIEGKTGWAIGCPVLDTSLPNNPDADAAALYDKLEKVVMPLFYKKRKDFQEVMAHAIALNGSFFNTQRMVLQYVQKAYFL from the coding sequence ATGGCAAAGGAAGTCGTCGCATACTTTTCTATGGAAATCGGTTTGCAGCAAGAGATCCCCACCTATAGCGGCGGTTTGGGCGTGTTGGCGGGAGACACTATTCGCTCGGCTGCAGCCATGCGCGTGCCTCTGGTGGCGGTCACTCTTCTGCACCGCAAAGGCTACTTCCGGCAGGAGTTGGACGAGCAAGGCCGACAGGTGGAACGACCTGTGGCGTGGGACGTGGAGAGCCACTTGGTGGAGACTAAAGCTCGCGTTCCCCTCACCATCGAAGGGCGGACCGTCTACGTGCGCGCCTGGAAGTATGTGGTCTGCGGCGCCAGTGGTTTTGGCGTGCCGGTGTACTTTTTGGATACCGACTTGCCAGAGAACAGCGACTGGGATCGGACGCTGACCCACTATCTGTACGGCGGCGATGCGCACTATCGGCTGTGCCAGGAGGCGGTGCTGGGGATCGCTGGGGTGCGCATTCTGCGCGCCTTGGGCCACCAACGCGTGATCCGCTACCACATGAACGAGGGTCATGCAGCGCTTCTGACCCTGGAACTGCTGGCTGACCGCATGCGCCAACAGGGCAAAGATCGCCCCGATGAGGAAGATATCGAAGCGGTGCGGCGCCTATGCGTCTTTACCACGCACACGCCGGTGCCGGCTGGCCACGACAAGTTTGACCTCGGCCTGGTGCAGCGCGTGCTGGGCGCGCACGAGGCTATGGGCCTCCCAGAGCTCTACTCGCATGAAGGCGTGCTGAACATGACCTTCTTGGCGTTGAACCTCAGCCACTACATCAACGGCGTGGCCAAGCGGCACCAGGAGGTCTCGCGCCATATGTTCGCCCAATACAGCATCGACTCCATCACCAACGGGGTGGATGTGGCGATGTGGGCCTCTGCGCCGTTTCAGGAGCTCTTCGACGCCTACATCCCCGGCTGGCGCGACGACAGCTTCAGCCTTCGCTACGCGCTGAGCATCCCGCGCGCGCGCATTTGGGAGGCGCATATGGCCATCAAGCAGCGCCTCATCGATCGGGTGAACGAAGAGACCGGCGCGGGCATGACCTACGATGTCTTCACCTTGGGGTTCGCACGCAGGGCGACGGCCTACAAGCGCGCCGACCTCATCTTCCGCGATATGGCGCGTCTGCGGCAGATCGCCGGGAAAGTGGGCCCGCTGCAAATCATCTTCGCCGGCAAGGCCCACCCGCGCGACGAAGAGGGTAAGCAGCTCATCATGCGCATCTTCCGGGCAAAGGAAGAGCTCAAAGACGCCATCCGCATCGCCTACTTGCCCAACTATGAGATCGACCTTGCCAAACTGATGGTGGCAGGCGTGGATGTGTGGCTCAACACGCCTATTCCGCCCTTGGAGGCCTCTGGCACCAGCGGCATGAAGGCTGCCGTCAACGGCGTGCCGTCGCTGAGCATTCTTGACGGCTGGTGGATTGAGGGGTGCATCGAGGGAAAGACCGGGTGGGCCATCGGCTGCCCCGTCTTGGATACCAGCCTGCCGAATAACCCAGACGCCGACGCTGCCGCCCTGTATGACAAGCTGGAAAAGGTGGTGATGCCACTCTTTTACAAGAAGCGCAAGGATTTTCAGGAGGTCATGGCGCACGCCATTGCCCTGAACGGCTCATTTTTCAACACGCAGCGCATGGTCCTGCAGTACGTGCAAAAGGCATATTTTCTGTAG
- the lpdA gene encoding dihydrolipoyl dehydrogenase gives MQETHTQVAVIGAGPGGYAAAFLAADLGLQVALIDPERNPGGVCLHRGCIPSKALLHVAKTIRLAKEAAEWGVQFAPPAVDIDKIRAWKDAVVEKLTAGLGMLTRQRKIRYLQGVATLKSAHSLQVKTVGGGSEELTFDHAILATGSRSAIVPSLRLDSPRVWDSTAALELRWLPKTLLVIGGGYIGLELGSVYAALGSRVSVVEMMPELLPGTDKDLVAAFRKSAEKFFEAVMLQTTVARLRETDAGIEVAFEGSNLPQAEATYEAVLVAVGRKPNSEGLGLENTRVEVDKAGFVVVDEQRRTAEPSLFAIGDLVGGPMLAHKASHEGRVAAEVIAGGDAQFEPRAIPAVVYIDPEIAYCGLTEAQAAAAQRAVQVAKFPWAASGRALTMGRSDGLTKLLIDPATEKVLGVGLVGPEAGELIAEGVVAMEMGASAADLAKSIHPHPTLSETIMEAAEVFCGLSTHIYRPRRR, from the coding sequence ATGCAAGAGACGCACACGCAGGTGGCGGTCATAGGCGCAGGACCAGGGGGCTACGCCGCAGCTTTTCTGGCTGCAGACCTCGGGCTGCAGGTGGCCCTCATCGACCCTGAGCGCAATCCGGGCGGAGTGTGCCTGCACCGCGGCTGCATCCCGTCCAAGGCGCTGCTGCATGTGGCCAAGACTATTCGTTTGGCCAAGGAGGCAGCAGAGTGGGGGGTGCAGTTTGCACCACCTGCCGTGGATATCGACAAGATTCGCGCCTGGAAGGACGCCGTCGTGGAAAAGCTGACCGCCGGCCTGGGCATGTTGACCAGGCAGCGCAAGATTCGCTACCTGCAAGGTGTGGCCACCTTGAAAAGTGCCCACAGTTTGCAGGTGAAAACCGTAGGCGGCGGCAGCGAAGAGCTCACGTTCGACCACGCAATCCTGGCTACCGGCTCCCGGTCGGCAATAGTGCCGTCCCTGCGACTGGACTCGCCGCGCGTATGGGATTCGACCGCGGCCTTGGAGCTGCGCTGGCTGCCAAAGACCCTCCTGGTCATCGGAGGCGGCTACATCGGGCTGGAGCTGGGAAGTGTCTACGCTGCCTTGGGGAGCCGCGTGTCGGTGGTCGAGATGATGCCGGAGCTGCTGCCGGGCACGGACAAAGACCTTGTGGCCGCCTTCAGGAAGAGTGCAGAGAAGTTCTTCGAGGCGGTCATGCTCCAGACCACCGTGGCCCGCCTGCGCGAGACGGACGCGGGCATTGAGGTGGCCTTCGAGGGGAGCAACCTGCCGCAGGCGGAAGCCACCTACGAGGCGGTGCTGGTGGCCGTCGGCAGAAAGCCTAACTCCGAGGGGCTTGGCCTGGAGAACACGAGGGTCGAGGTGGACAAGGCTGGGTTCGTGGTGGTGGACGAGCAGCGCCGCACGGCTGAGCCGTCGCTCTTTGCCATAGGCGACTTGGTGGGCGGGCCGATGTTGGCGCACAAGGCCTCGCACGAGGGGCGGGTGGCCGCCGAAGTCATCGCCGGCGGCGATGCCCAGTTCGAGCCCCGCGCCATCCCGGCTGTGGTGTACATCGACCCGGAGATCGCCTACTGTGGCCTCACCGAGGCGCAGGCGGCTGCGGCACAGCGCGCCGTACAGGTGGCCAAGTTCCCCTGGGCCGCATCCGGGCGCGCGCTCACCATGGGAAGGAGCGATGGCCTCACCAAGCTGCTCATTGATCCGGCCACAGAAAAGGTGCTCGGCGTGGGGTTGGTGGGCCCTGAGGCAGGCGAGCTCATTGCCGAGGGCGTGGTCGCCATGGAAATGGGTGCTTCAGCCGCAGATCTTGCCAAGTCCATCCATCCGCATCCCACGCTTTCTGAGACGATTATGGAGGCGGCCGAGGTGTTCTGTGGCCTGAGCACGCACATCTATCGCCCACGACGCAGATAG
- a CDS encoding FAD-dependent oxidoreductase: protein MTQQKFRAGRLSHLAEGVPTAAKVGDDEVLLVRVAGTVHACGGKCPHYGAPLAEGFVAGHEVVCPWHNARFDLRNGQLVAPPALDDLPAYQVEIDGEGVYVRRAAPRRPSPRVGKGKTALIVGAGAAGEAAAETLRREGFDGRVLMVTPEEDLPYDRPNLSKEFLAGKAKPEWLPLRSEEFYREQQIEVLTKTRVTAIDPKGRVAHLEPGGKLSFDFCLIATGGMPRQLPVPGTALRGVLTLRSLSDARALAVAVEKASSVLIVGAGFIGLEAASALRSRGLQVDVVAPEPVPLAPVLGDGVGKCLQDLHEDYGVRFHLGRTVQELRGNGAVEEAVLSDGQRLRVDVVLVGIGIVPATDFLAKTGLVEQGAIPVDQRLETKAAGIFAAGDVAAVPDPRSGVRIRVEHWAVALRQGQHAARAMLGRAEAYQEVPFFWTRQHGVGLKYAGYGHGFDKVLYRGDLQARRFLAGYFSGGRLVATATMGMGEEFAATEAILRRGLAVTPEQFRHLGFDLKAVVRS from the coding sequence ATGACGCAGCAGAAGTTTCGGGCTGGTCGCCTGAGCCACCTGGCCGAAGGCGTGCCGACCGCAGCGAAGGTGGGGGACGATGAGGTGCTGCTTGTGCGCGTGGCCGGAACGGTGCACGCCTGCGGCGGCAAGTGCCCCCACTATGGAGCGCCGCTGGCGGAGGGCTTTGTTGCAGGGCACGAAGTGGTGTGCCCATGGCACAACGCTCGCTTCGACCTCAGAAATGGCCAACTGGTTGCCCCACCGGCTTTGGACGACCTCCCTGCGTACCAGGTCGAAATTGACGGCGAGGGGGTGTACGTGCGGCGGGCCGCCCCTCGCAGGCCGTCGCCGCGGGTGGGCAAGGGGAAAACGGCGCTCATTGTCGGCGCGGGCGCGGCAGGCGAAGCAGCCGCCGAGACGCTCAGGCGCGAGGGTTTCGACGGGCGGGTGCTCATGGTCACTCCCGAGGAAGACCTGCCCTACGACCGACCGAACCTGTCCAAGGAATTCCTGGCCGGCAAGGCCAAGCCGGAATGGCTCCCGTTGCGCAGCGAGGAGTTCTACCGTGAGCAGCAGATCGAGGTGCTAACCAAGACGCGCGTGACGGCCATCGACCCGAAAGGGCGAGTGGCGCACCTTGAGCCGGGCGGCAAGCTATCCTTTGATTTCTGTCTCATAGCCACCGGAGGCATGCCTCGCCAGCTTCCCGTGCCAGGGACAGCGCTGAGGGGCGTCCTTACTTTGCGCAGCCTGAGCGATGCCCGCGCCTTGGCGGTGGCCGTGGAGAAGGCGAGCAGTGTGCTCATAGTCGGGGCAGGGTTCATTGGCCTTGAGGCAGCTTCCGCGTTGCGCAGCCGTGGCCTGCAGGTGGACGTGGTGGCCCCTGAGCCCGTCCCCCTGGCCCCCGTGCTCGGTGATGGGGTGGGTAAATGCTTGCAAGACCTGCATGAGGACTACGGCGTGCGCTTCCATTTGGGGCGCACCGTCCAGGAGCTGCGCGGCAATGGGGCGGTAGAAGAGGCCGTCCTCTCCGACGGCCAACGCCTGCGGGTGGACGTGGTCCTCGTAGGCATTGGCATCGTGCCAGCCACTGACTTCCTTGCAAAAACCGGCCTGGTGGAACAGGGCGCCATTCCGGTGGATCAGAGACTGGAGACGAAGGCCGCCGGCATCTTTGCCGCAGGGGACGTGGCCGCCGTGCCCGATCCCCGCAGCGGCGTGCGCATTCGTGTTGAGCATTGGGCAGTGGCATTGCGCCAAGGACAACATGCAGCCCGCGCGATGCTGGGACGGGCGGAGGCCTACCAAGAGGTTCCGTTCTTTTGGACACGACAGCACGGTGTGGGTCTCAAATACGCCGGTTATGGACATGGCTTTGACAAGGTGCTGTATCGTGGGGACCTGCAGGCGCGGCGCTTTCTGGCCGGCTATTTCTCCGGCGGGCGCTTGGTGGCCACGGCAACCATGGGCATGGGCGAGGAATTCGCCGCCACCGAGGCGATCCTCAGGAGGGGGCTAGCGGTGACGCCAGAGCAGTTTCGCCACTTGGGATTCGACCTGAAGGCTGTCGTGCGCTCGTAA
- a CDS encoding MarR family transcriptional regulator: MPDNKAKVIEALQKAGKPLRPADIVAATGLAKDEVGKLLKELKKEGRVTSPKACFYAPAGK, translated from the coding sequence ATGCCGGACAACAAGGCGAAGGTAATAGAGGCGCTGCAGAAAGCGGGCAAACCGCTGCGGCCGGCGGACATTGTCGCTGCCACAGGACTGGCCAAGGACGAAGTGGGGAAGCTACTCAAGGAGCTGAAGAAAGAGGGAAGGGTCACTTCCCCGAAGGCCTGCTTCTACGCACCGGCGGGCAAGTAG
- a CDS encoding dihydroorotate dehydrogenase-like protein, which translates to MADLSTKYMGMELANPFIVASCRLTATLDGIQKCADAGAGAVVLKSLFEEQIDVDTSELEVQTWLTGHAEAFEYVRAMGMAMGPREYVALIEQAKKKVTIPIIASLNCVDGRWWREWARQIALAGADGLELNIALMPSDVRRTAADIERHVYAIVEQVREHVSLPLAVKIGPYFTSIPHVAQELARRGAAALVLFNRFYQMDIDAEKLTVVAGNRLSSPDELHLPLRWIAVLAGRVNADLAAATGVHDGKGAVKAILAGATAVQLCSTLYKNGLAQIRRIDEQVTKWLDERGHKTAADIRGLLCQEKSERPEVYERLQYIKALTGIE; encoded by the coding sequence ATGGCCGATCTGTCGACAAAGTACATGGGGATGGAATTGGCAAACCCTTTCATCGTGGCCAGTTGCCGGCTCACCGCTACCTTGGATGGCATCCAGAAGTGCGCCGATGCCGGGGCAGGGGCCGTGGTGCTCAAGTCCCTGTTCGAGGAACAGATCGATGTGGACACGAGCGAATTGGAAGTGCAGACATGGCTGACCGGTCACGCCGAAGCCTTCGAGTATGTGCGCGCGATGGGCATGGCCATGGGCCCTCGGGAGTACGTGGCGCTCATCGAGCAGGCGAAGAAGAAGGTGACCATCCCCATCATCGCCAGCCTGAACTGCGTGGACGGACGCTGGTGGCGCGAGTGGGCGCGGCAGATTGCCTTAGCGGGCGCCGACGGCTTGGAGCTGAACATTGCCCTGATGCCGTCAGATGTGCGGCGCACAGCGGCCGATATCGAGCGGCACGTCTACGCCATTGTCGAACAGGTGCGCGAGCACGTCAGCCTGCCGCTGGCGGTCAAGATCGGCCCCTACTTCACCTCGATTCCCCATGTGGCACAGGAATTGGCCAGACGAGGGGCGGCAGCGCTGGTGCTCTTCAACCGCTTCTACCAGATGGACATTGACGCGGAAAAGCTGACGGTGGTGGCGGGCAACCGCCTCAGTTCGCCTGATGAGCTCCACCTCCCCTTGCGCTGGATCGCGGTCTTGGCCGGCAGAGTGAACGCCGATCTTGCTGCGGCCACCGGGGTACACGATGGGAAAGGGGCTGTGAAGGCGATCTTAGCAGGGGCAACCGCCGTGCAACTCTGTTCAACCCTGTACAAGAACGGGCTGGCTCAGATCCGGCGCATTGACGAACAGGTGACCAAATGGCTGGATGAGCGCGGTCACAAAACGGCTGCAGACATACGCGGCCTACTATGCCAGGAGAAGAGCGAAAGACCGGAAGTCTACGAGCGGCTGCAGTACATCAAGGCGTTGACGGGCATCGAATAA
- the cydB gene encoding cytochrome d ubiquinol oxidase subunit II, whose translation MAPIDVLRVAWYGLIGLLFAGYSILDGFDLGIGVLFPFIARTEEEKRTLLRSIAPVWDGNEVWLLTGGGALFAAFPQVYATVFSGFYLALMLVLWALILRAVAPEFRAHDARRARFWEGAFVAGSVLPAVLFGVALGNVVAGVPLNGSGEYTGGFLTLLRPLPMVIGLLGLAAFVMQGGTYAALKTEGALHRRAVKAVRLARIAFVALFVLCGGMTLRAIPGAAARPLAWVAAAAVLVALALLGPALRRGRHHAAFWLSSTAFLGLWAIVGAIHFPNLVRATGAAELSLTIYNSSSGLLTLKVMTVIALLGMPIVVGYTVYVYRAFRGKVSAEEGPY comes from the coding sequence ATGGCGCCCATTGATGTGCTGCGCGTGGCCTGGTATGGGCTGATCGGTCTGCTGTTTGCCGGCTACTCAATTCTTGATGGCTTCGACCTGGGGATCGGGGTGCTCTTTCCGTTCATAGCGAGAACGGAAGAGGAAAAGCGCACCCTGCTGCGCAGCATCGCTCCGGTGTGGGACGGCAACGAGGTGTGGCTGCTCACCGGCGGCGGGGCGCTTTTTGCCGCGTTCCCGCAGGTCTACGCCACAGTGTTTAGCGGCTTTTACCTGGCGCTGATGCTCGTGCTGTGGGCGCTGATTCTGCGCGCCGTGGCACCGGAGTTTCGCGCCCATGACGCACGGCGCGCCAGGTTCTGGGAAGGGGCCTTCGTAGCTGGCAGCGTGCTTCCCGCCGTGCTGTTCGGCGTGGCGTTGGGAAACGTGGTGGCTGGCGTGCCGCTGAATGGCTCGGGGGAGTACACAGGCGGCTTCCTCACCTTGCTGCGCCCTCTGCCGATGGTGATAGGTCTGCTTGGTCTGGCTGCCTTCGTGATGCAGGGTGGCACTTACGCCGCGCTCAAGACCGAGGGCGCACTGCACAGAAGGGCGGTCAAGGCCGTGCGGCTGGCGCGAATCGCCTTTGTGGCGCTGTTTGTCCTTTGCGGAGGGATGACCCTGCGCGCCATCCCCGGTGCAGCAGCGAGGCCCTTGGCCTGGGTTGCTGCGGCAGCGGTGCTGGTGGCACTGGCTTTGCTGGGCCCTGCACTGCGCAGGGGTCGCCACCACGCTGCTTTCTGGCTCTCGTCAACGGCATTTCTTGGGCTCTGGGCAATTGTAGGGGCGATTCACTTCCCCAACCTGGTGCGGGCTACGGGAGCGGCGGAACTCAGCCTTACCATCTACAACTCATCCTCAGGCCTGCTGACGCTCAAGGTGATGACGGTTATCGCCTTGCTGGGAATGCCCATCGTGGTTGGCTACACCGTCTACGTCTATCGCGCGTTTCGAGGGAAGGTCTCGGCAGAAGAAGGGCCCTATTGA
- a CDS encoding cytochrome ubiquinol oxidase subunit I codes for MTAVLLARVQFALAVGFHFLFPPLTFGLSLAMLVLETMHSRSGEQVAGRASAFLVRILGLVFVLGTATGITLEFSFGTNWSQYARFVGDVFGAPLAAEGVFAFFLESVFLGVLVFGRGRVSRRMYWWAAFFVFFGAHLSGLWIIIANSWMQTPAGFAIEGGKAVLVDFWAAALNHSTLIRYAHTVAAGWVTGCLFVAGVAAYYLLKGRERREAALLLRVALPVFVVASFAQVLLGHQHSVQVARTQPEKLAAFEALWEGRTRAPLALFGAPLATEQRTFLYVGIPGLLSWLVHGDADARIAGLADFPADERPPVFVPFISYHIMIALGFLFVGLSIAALVLMAGRRVHQTRWFLRSLLLAIPLPHLANQLGWIAAEVGRQPWVVYRVLRTAEAASVTVSRGQIVFTLLVFAALYALLGAVFLRVLLALIRKGPSGVVPALPEAQSGGEVADGAH; via the coding sequence GTGACTGCTGTCCTGTTGGCACGAGTGCAGTTTGCCTTGGCCGTTGGGTTCCACTTCCTCTTTCCACCCCTTACTTTTGGCCTGTCCCTCGCCATGTTGGTGCTGGAGACTATGCATTCGCGCAGTGGGGAGCAGGTGGCAGGGAGGGCATCTGCCTTCTTAGTGCGCATCCTTGGTTTAGTCTTCGTGCTCGGCACCGCTACCGGGATCACCTTAGAATTCTCCTTCGGCACCAACTGGTCTCAGTACGCGCGTTTTGTTGGTGATGTGTTTGGTGCGCCGTTGGCTGCCGAAGGGGTGTTCGCCTTTTTCTTGGAGTCAGTTTTTCTCGGGGTGCTGGTCTTCGGCAGGGGCCGCGTGTCGCGGCGCATGTACTGGTGGGCGGCGTTTTTCGTGTTCTTTGGCGCGCACCTTTCCGGCTTGTGGATTATCATCGCCAACTCGTGGATGCAGACGCCGGCTGGTTTCGCTATCGAGGGCGGCAAGGCTGTGCTGGTGGATTTTTGGGCGGCCGCACTCAACCACTCGACGTTGATTCGCTATGCGCATACGGTGGCTGCGGGGTGGGTGACTGGCTGCTTGTTCGTCGCCGGTGTCGCCGCCTACTATTTGCTCAAGGGACGAGAGAGGCGGGAGGCTGCGCTGCTGCTGCGCGTGGCGCTTCCTGTGTTCGTGGTGGCGTCCTTCGCGCAAGTGTTGCTGGGCCACCAGCACTCCGTGCAGGTGGCGCGCACGCAGCCGGAAAAATTGGCTGCGTTTGAGGCGTTGTGGGAAGGCAGGACCCGGGCTCCGCTTGCCCTGTTCGGGGCGCCCCTGGCGACGGAGCAGAGGACATTCCTCTACGTCGGCATACCCGGTTTGCTGAGCTGGCTGGTGCATGGCGATGCGGATGCTCGCATCGCGGGTTTGGCCGACTTCCCCGCAGACGAGCGCCCTCCTGTGTTCGTCCCATTCATCTCCTATCACATCATGATTGCCCTCGGCTTCCTTTTCGTGGGCTTGTCCATCGCTGCATTAGTCCTGATGGCCGGCCGCCGTGTGCACCAGACAAGGTGGTTTCTCCGGTCGTTGCTGCTTGCGATACCGTTGCCGCACCTGGCCAATCAGCTCGGCTGGATCGCCGCCGAAGTGGGTCGCCAGCCATGGGTGGTCTATCGCGTGCTCAGAACGGCGGAGGCAGCGTCGGTGACGGTGTCGCGCGGCCAGATAGTCTTTACGCTCCTGGTGTTTGCGGCGCTGTATGCGCTTCTCGGTGCAGTGTTTCTGCGCGTGCTGCTTGCCCTCATTCGCAAGGGCCCCAGCGGCGTGGTGCCGGCTCTACCCGAGGCGCAGTCAGGAGGCGAGGTGGCTGATGGCGCCCATTGA
- a CDS encoding class II SORL domain-containing protein: MARFADYVNPPEKEGKEKHVPVIDVPAKVKSGEPFAVTVTVGKEVPHPNTVEHHIKWIQVYAAIEGRPNIVHVATFDIGPTFGEPKVTFTMKLEKSATLIALEYCNIHGVWDNAVQVKVE; the protein is encoded by the coding sequence ATGGCACGCTTTGCTGATTATGTGAATCCACCTGAAAAAGAGGGGAAGGAAAAGCATGTGCCGGTGATCGATGTGCCGGCCAAGGTGAAGAGCGGCGAACCCTTTGCCGTCACCGTCACGGTGGGCAAAGAGGTGCCGCATCCCAACACGGTGGAGCATCACATCAAGTGGATTCAGGTGTACGCAGCCATTGAGGGGCGTCCCAACATCGTCCACGTCGCCACCTTTGACATAGGGCCGACCTTTGGCGAGCCCAAGGTGACCTTCACGATGAAGCTGGAAAAGAGCGCGACGCTCATCGCCCTCGAGTACTGCAACATCCACGGCGTGTGGGACAACGCCGTGCAGGTGAAGGTGGAATAG
- a CDS encoding ferritin — MISKKMQEALNRQVNREMYSAYLYLAMAAYSEHIGLKGFAHWFEERYREEMGHAMRFYRYIFDQGATVTLEAIEKPPADFASPLALFEKTLEHEKAVTKMISDLCELALAEKDHATQVFLQWFITEQVEEEAHAAEIVGKLKFVGDHPNGLFMIDRELASRQ, encoded by the coding sequence ATGATCAGCAAAAAGATGCAAGAGGCTCTCAATCGACAGGTGAACAGGGAGATGTATTCTGCATACCTGTATCTGGCCATGGCAGCCTACAGCGAGCATATAGGGCTAAAGGGTTTCGCTCACTGGTTTGAGGAGCGGTATCGCGAGGAGATGGGGCACGCCATGCGCTTCTACCGCTACATCTTTGACCAGGGCGCCACGGTGACCCTGGAGGCCATCGAAAAGCCGCCTGCGGACTTTGCCTCACCGTTAGCCCTGTTCGAGAAGACTTTGGAGCACGAGAAGGCCGTCACCAAGATGATTTCCGACCTTTGCGAGCTGGCGCTGGCCGAGAAAGACCACGCCACGCAGGTGTTCTTGCAGTGGTTTATCACCGAGCAGGTTGAGGAAGAAGCGCACGCGGCGGAGATCGTCGGCAAGCTGAAATTCGTCGGCGATCACCCGAATGGACTGTTCATGATCGACCGCGAGCTGGCCTCCCGGCAGTGA
- a CDS encoding rubredoxin produces the protein MDKYVCQVCGYVYDPAKGDPDSGIAPGTPFEDLPEDWVCPMCGVGKDMFEKA, from the coding sequence ATGGACAAGTACGTGTGCCAGGTGTGCGGATACGTCTACGATCCGGCCAAGGGCGACCCGGACAGTGGCATTGCGCCGGGAACCCCCTTCGAAGATCTTCCCGAAGACTGGGTCTGTCCGATGTGCGGCGTCGGCAAGGATATGTTTGAGAAGGCATAA